From Pseudomonas sp. stari2, a single genomic window includes:
- a CDS encoding isovaleryl-CoA dehydrogenase, which yields MSYPSLNFALGETIDMLRDQVQSFVAKEIAPRAAQIDSDNLFPADLWRKFGDMGLLGITVPEQYGGAGLGYLAHVVAMEEISRGSASVALSYGAHSNLCVNQINRNGNHEQKSRYLPKLISGEHVGALAMSEPNAGSDVVSMKLRADKRGDRFVLNGSKTWITNGPDANTYVIYAKTDLEKGPHGITAFIVERDWKGFSRSNKFDKLGMRGSNTCELFFDDVEVPEENILGVLNGGVKVLMSGLDYERVVLSGGPTGIMQSCMDLIVPYIHDRKQFGQSIGEFQLIQGKVADMYTQLNASRAYLYAVAQACERNETTRKDAAGVILYTAERATQMALDAIQILGGNGYINEFPAGRLLRDAKLYEIGAGTSEIRRMLIGRELFNETR from the coding sequence ATGAGCTATCCATCCCTGAACTTTGCCCTCGGTGAAACCATCGACATGCTGCGCGATCAGGTCCAGTCCTTCGTCGCCAAGGAGATCGCCCCGCGTGCCGCGCAGATCGACAGCGACAACCTGTTCCCCGCCGATCTGTGGCGCAAGTTCGGTGACATGGGCCTGCTCGGCATCACCGTGCCGGAACAGTACGGCGGCGCTGGGCTGGGTTACCTCGCACACGTTGTGGCGATGGAAGAAATCAGCCGCGGTTCGGCTTCCGTGGCGTTGTCCTACGGCGCCCACTCCAACCTCTGCGTGAACCAGATCAACCGCAACGGCAACCACGAACAGAAATCCAGATACCTGCCGAAACTGATCAGCGGCGAACACGTCGGCGCACTCGCCATGAGCGAGCCGAACGCCGGTTCCGATGTGGTCTCGATGAAACTGCGTGCCGATAAACGCGGCGACCGTTTCGTGCTCAACGGCAGCAAGACCTGGATCACCAACGGCCCCGACGCCAATACCTACGTGATCTACGCCAAGACCGACCTGGAAAAAGGCCCCCACGGCATCACCGCATTCATCGTCGAGCGCGACTGGAAAGGCTTCAGCCGCAGCAACAAGTTCGACAAGCTCGGCATGCGCGGCTCCAACACTTGCGAGCTGTTCTTCGATGACGTTGAAGTACCAGAAGAAAACATCCTCGGCGTGCTCAACGGCGGCGTGAAAGTGCTGATGAGCGGCCTCGATTACGAGCGCGTCGTGCTGTCCGGTGGCCCGACCGGGATCATGCAGTCGTGCATGGATCTGATCGTGCCGTACATCCATGACCGCAAACAGTTCGGCCAGAGCATCGGCGAATTCCAGCTGATCCAGGGCAAAGTCGCCGACATGTACACCCAGCTCAACGCCAGCCGCGCCTACCTCTATGCTGTGGCCCAGGCCTGCGAACGCAACGAAACCACGCGCAAGGATGCCGCTGGCGTGATCCTCTACACCGCCGAACGCGCCACACAAATGGCTCTGGACGCGATCCAGATTCTCGGCGGTAACGGCTACATCAACGAATTCCCCGCCGGCCGTCTGCTGCGTGACGCCAAGCTGTACGAAATCGGTGCCGGCACCAGTGAGATCCGTCGCATGCTGATCGGTCGCGAACTGTTCAACGAAACCCGCTAA
- a CDS encoding MerR family DNA-binding transcriptional regulator has product MSSQTYSISDLARELDITTRAIRFYEEQGLLSPERRGQERIYSPRDKVSLKLILRGKRIGFSLAECRELIELYDPSSGNTKQLNSMLAKISERREQLEQQLLDIEQMKLELDTAEERCVQALEQTLKSQQGAQ; this is encoded by the coding sequence ATGAGCAGCCAGACCTACAGCATTTCCGACCTCGCCCGCGAGCTGGACATCACCACCCGGGCGATCCGCTTCTATGAAGAACAAGGCCTGCTCAGCCCTGAGCGCCGAGGCCAGGAACGCATCTACTCACCGCGCGACAAGGTCAGCCTGAAACTGATCCTGCGGGGCAAACGCATCGGTTTTTCCCTGGCCGAGTGCCGCGAGCTGATCGAACTCTACGACCCCTCCAGCGGTAACACCAAACAACTCAACAGCATGCTGGCGAAAATCAGCGAGCGCCGGGAACAGCTCGAGCAGCAATTGCTGGACATCGAACAGATGAAGCTGGAGCTCGACACCGCCGAAGAACGCTGCGTGCAGGCGCTGGAGCAGACGCTCAAGAGTCAGCAAGGCGCGCAGTAG
- a CDS encoding AMP-binding protein: protein MDQPSANPQRSYTRGSQDKALLAMTIGQKFDETVAQYPDGEALVVRHQQLRYTWRQLADAVDVHARALLALGLQVGDRLGIWAPNCAQWCITQFATAKIGVILVNINPAYRSSELEYVLKQSGCQWLVCAGAFKSSNYHGMLQGLLPELTEQSIGQLHSERLPELRGLISLDPQPPSGFLPWSQLADLAASVSPEQLRERSDSLHFDQPVNIQYTSGTTGFPKGATLSHYNILNNGYMVGESLGLTAADRLVIPVPLYHCFGMVMGNLGCVTHGSTMIYPNDAFDPLLTLSTVAEEKSTALYGVPTMFIAMLDQPQRAEFDLSTLRTGIMAGATCPIEVMRRVISEMHMSEVQIAYGMTETSPVSLQTGPSDELELRVTTVGRTQPQLESKIIDEAGNPVPRGTIGELCTRGYSVMLGYWNNPQATAEAVDAAGWMHTGDLASMNDEGYVCIAGRNKDMIIRGGENIYPRELEEFFFTHPAVADVQVIGIPCSRYGEEIVAWIKFHPGHSATEQELQAWCKERIAHFKTPRYFKFVDEFPMTVTGKIQKFRMREISIEELREKQA, encoded by the coding sequence ATGGATCAACCCAGTGCAAACCCGCAACGCAGCTATACCCGTGGTTCCCAGGACAAAGCCTTGCTGGCGATGACCATCGGGCAGAAGTTCGACGAGACCGTCGCGCAGTACCCGGACGGCGAGGCGTTGGTGGTGCGTCATCAGCAGTTGCGTTACACCTGGCGGCAACTGGCCGACGCGGTGGATGTTCACGCCAGAGCCCTGCTGGCGTTGGGTTTGCAGGTTGGCGACCGGCTCGGCATCTGGGCACCGAATTGCGCACAGTGGTGCATCACTCAGTTCGCCACCGCAAAGATCGGCGTGATTCTGGTCAACATCAACCCGGCCTACCGCAGTTCCGAACTCGAATACGTGCTCAAGCAATCCGGCTGCCAATGGCTGGTCTGTGCCGGTGCTTTCAAATCTTCGAACTACCACGGCATGCTTCAGGGCCTGCTGCCGGAACTGACCGAGCAATCCATCGGCCAACTCCACAGTGAGCGCTTGCCGGAGCTGCGCGGACTGATCAGTCTCGATCCTCAGCCGCCTTCGGGTTTTCTTCCGTGGTCGCAACTGGCCGATCTGGCCGCCAGTGTTTCCCCGGAACAATTGCGTGAACGCAGCGACAGCCTGCACTTCGATCAACCGGTCAACATCCAGTACACCTCCGGCACTACCGGTTTCCCCAAAGGCGCGACCCTCAGTCACTACAACATCCTCAACAACGGCTACATGGTCGGCGAAAGCCTCGGCCTGACTGCCGCCGATCGCTTGGTGATCCCGGTGCCGCTGTATCACTGCTTCGGCATGGTCATGGGCAATCTTGGCTGCGTCACCCACGGCAGTACGATGATTTATCCCAACGACGCCTTCGATCCTTTGCTGACCCTGAGCACCGTCGCCGAAGAAAAGTCCACCGCGCTGTACGGCGTACCCACCATGTTCATCGCCATGCTCGATCAACCGCAGCGCGCCGAATTCGACCTGTCGACCCTGCGCACCGGAATCATGGCCGGCGCCACCTGCCCGATCGAGGTGATGCGCCGGGTCATCAGCGAAATGCATATGAGCGAAGTGCAGATCGCCTACGGCATGACCGAAACCAGCCCCGTCTCCCTGCAGACCGGGCCATCGGACGAACTGGAACTGCGCGTCACCACCGTCGGCCGCACCCAGCCACAACTCGAAAGCAAAATCATCGACGAGGCCGGCAACCCGGTACCACGCGGCACCATCGGCGAACTGTGCACCCGTGGCTACAGCGTGATGCTCGGCTACTGGAACAACCCGCAGGCCACCGCCGAAGCCGTCGACGCGGCAGGCTGGATGCACACCGGCGACCTGGCGAGCATGAACGACGAGGGTTACGTGTGCATCGCCGGCCGTAACAAGGACATGATCATCCGTGGCGGCGAAAACATTTACCCGCGTGAACTGGAAGAGTTTTTCTTCACTCACCCGGCGGTGGCAGACGTGCAGGTGATCGGCATTCCCTGCTCGCGTTACGGCGAGGAAATCGTCGCCTGGATCAAATTCCATCCCGGCCACAGCGCCACCGAACAAGAGCTGCAAGCGTGGTGCAAGGAGCGCATCGCCCACTTCAAGACGCCGCGTTACTTCAAGTTTGTAGACGAGTTTCCGATGACGGTGACGGGCAAGATCCAGAAATTCCGCATGCGTGAGATCAGTATCGAGGAGTTGCGAGAAAAGCAGGCCTGA
- a CDS encoding hydroxymethylglutaryl-CoA lyase produces the protein MSLPSQVRLIEVGPRDGLQNEAQPISVADKVQLVDALSAAGLGYIEVGSFVSPKWVPQMAGSADVFAQIQRKPGVTYGALAPNLRGFEDALAAGVKEVAVFAAASEAFSQRNINCSISESLARFVPIMESAKQHGVTVRGYVSCVLGCPYEGEVAPEQVAMVARELYAMGCYEVSLGDTIGTGTAGATRRLFEVVSKQVPREKLAGHFHDTYGQAMANIYASLLEGIAVFDSSIAGLGGCPYAKGASGNVATEDVVYLLNGLGIKTGIDLDALIAAGQQISAVLGRPTGSRVAKARSAQ, from the coding sequence ATGTCCCTCCCCTCCCAAGTACGCCTGATCGAAGTCGGCCCGCGTGACGGCCTGCAGAACGAAGCCCAGCCCATCAGCGTTGCCGACAAGGTGCAACTGGTCGACGCGCTGAGCGCTGCCGGCCTCGGCTATATAGAGGTCGGCAGTTTCGTCTCGCCCAAGTGGGTGCCGCAGATGGCCGGTTCCGCTGACGTGTTCGCGCAGATACAGCGCAAACCCGGCGTGACCTATGGCGCGCTGGCGCCGAACCTGCGCGGTTTTGAAGATGCACTGGCGGCCGGGGTCAAGGAAGTCGCAGTGTTTGCTGCTGCGTCGGAAGCTTTCTCGCAGCGCAACATCAATTGCTCGATCAGCGAAAGCCTGGCGCGGTTCGTGCCGATCATGGAATCGGCGAAACAGCACGGCGTTACCGTACGCGGTTACGTGTCCTGCGTGCTGGGCTGCCCTTATGAAGGCGAGGTCGCGCCAGAACAGGTGGCCATGGTCGCCCGCGAGTTGTACGCGATGGGCTGCTACGAAGTGTCGCTGGGCGACACCATCGGCACTGGCACCGCTGGCGCCACCCGCCGGCTGTTTGAAGTGGTATCGAAACAGGTGCCGAGAGAAAAACTCGCCGGCCACTTCCACGACACCTACGGCCAGGCCATGGCCAACATCTACGCCAGCCTGCTGGAAGGCATCGCGGTGTTCGACAGCTCGATCGCCGGCCTGGGCGGCTGCCCGTACGCCAAGGGCGCCAGCGGTAACGTCGCCACCGAAGACGTGGTGTACCTGCTCAACGGCCTGGGCATCAAGACCGGTATCGACCTCGACGCCTTGATTGCCGCTGGCCAACAGATCAGTGCAGTGCTGGGTCGCCCGACCGGTTCGCGCGTGGCCAAGGCCCGTAGCGCACAGTGA
- a CDS encoding LysR family transcriptional regulator, with protein sequence MNLSKVDLNLFIVFDAIYTEANLTRAGQIVGITQPAVSNALARLRETFNDPLFVRTAQGMVPTPMAQNIIGPVRNALSLLRVSVQESRIFNPSQAVKTYRISMTDLTEAVILPPLFQRLRRLAPTVIIESFLSKRRETTKELAAGRLDFAVDAPLNTDPQVRHVKLMEDRYVCAMRKGHPLATKEKLTLDDYLSLTHIHISSRRSGLGHVDLALGKMGIQRKIALRSQHYLMASQVLQQTDMVMTVPERFARRHDLHAFNLPVNDVPPVETHLYWHESTDQDPANRWMREQMIELCQQVTAHEKKLDKLQAPAT encoded by the coding sequence ATGAATCTGAGCAAGGTCGACCTCAACCTTTTCATCGTCTTCGACGCGATCTACACCGAAGCCAACCTGACCCGCGCCGGGCAGATTGTCGGCATCACCCAGCCGGCGGTGTCCAACGCATTGGCGCGGTTGCGCGAGACCTTCAACGACCCGCTCTTCGTACGCACCGCCCAAGGCATGGTGCCGACGCCCATGGCGCAGAACATCATCGGCCCGGTGCGCAACGCACTGTCGCTACTGCGGGTATCGGTTCAGGAAAGCCGCATTTTCAACCCTTCGCAAGCGGTCAAGACCTACCGCATCAGCATGACCGACCTGACCGAAGCGGTGATTCTGCCGCCGCTGTTCCAGCGTCTGCGTCGTCTGGCACCAACGGTGATCATCGAAAGCTTCCTGTCCAAGCGCCGGGAAACCACCAAGGAACTGGCCGCCGGGCGCCTCGACTTTGCCGTGGATGCTCCGCTCAACACCGACCCGCAGGTGCGCCACGTCAAGCTGATGGAAGACCGTTATGTCTGCGCGATGCGCAAGGGTCATCCGCTGGCGACCAAGGAAAAACTCACCCTCGACGATTACCTGTCGCTGACCCACATTCATATTTCCAGCCGCCGCAGCGGCCTGGGCCATGTCGATCTGGCGCTGGGCAAAATGGGCATCCAGCGCAAGATCGCCCTGCGCTCGCAGCACTATCTGATGGCGTCCCAGGTGTTGCAGCAGACCGACATGGTGATGACCGTGCCGGAACGTTTCGCCCGCCGCCATGACCTGCATGCGTTCAATCTGCCGGTCAACGATGTGCCGCCGGTGGAAACCCATTTGTACTGGCACGAAAGCACCGATCAGGACCCGGCCAACCGCTGGATGCGCGAGCAGATGATCGAGTTGTGCCAGCAAGTGACGGCGCACGAGAAGAAGCTCGACAAGCTGCAGGCGCCCGCCACTTGA
- a CDS encoding gamma-carboxygeranoyl-CoA hydratase: protein MSDFNTLELHSDPRGFATLWLSREEKNNAFNAEMIRELILALDKVASDASLRFLLVRGRGKHFSAGADLAWMQQSAELDYHTNLDDARELAELMYNLAKLKFPTMAVVQGAAFGGALGLISCCDMAIGADEAQFCLSEVRIGLAPAVISPFVVQAIGERAARRYALTAERFGGQRAREIGLLSESYPATELEQQVEQWIDNLLHNSPAAMRASKDLLREVGNGALTPALRRYTENAIARIRVSPEGQEGLRAFLQKRPPSWQAATTTKEPR from the coding sequence ATGAGCGATTTCAACACCCTCGAACTGCACAGCGATCCACGGGGTTTCGCGACCTTGTGGCTGAGCCGCGAAGAAAAGAACAACGCGTTCAACGCCGAAATGATCCGCGAGTTGATTTTGGCTTTGGACAAGGTTGCCAGCGACGCCAGCCTGCGTTTCCTGCTGGTGCGCGGACGCGGCAAACACTTCAGCGCCGGCGCCGATCTGGCCTGGATGCAGCAATCGGCCGAACTCGATTACCACACCAACCTTGACGACGCCCGGGAACTGGCGGAGCTGATGTACAACCTCGCCAAACTGAAATTCCCGACCATGGCCGTGGTGCAAGGCGCGGCGTTCGGCGGCGCGCTGGGTCTGATCAGTTGCTGCGATATGGCGATTGGCGCCGATGAGGCGCAATTCTGTCTGTCGGAAGTACGCATTGGCCTGGCGCCGGCGGTGATCAGCCCGTTCGTGGTGCAAGCCATCGGCGAGCGCGCGGCGCGGCGTTATGCGCTGACAGCCGAGCGTTTCGGCGGTCAGCGGGCGCGGGAAATCGGTTTGTTGTCGGAAAGCTATCCGGCGACCGAGCTTGAACAGCAAGTCGAGCAATGGATCGACAACCTGCTGCACAACAGCCCCGCCGCCATGCGCGCCAGCAAGGATCTGCTGCGTGAAGTCGGCAACGGCGCGCTGACGCCGGCCCTGCGTCGTTACACCGAAAACGCCATCGCCCGCATCCGCGTCAGCCCGGAAGGCCAGGAAGGCTTGCGGGCCTTTTTGCAGAAACGTCCGCCGAGCTGGCAAGCCGCAACCACCACCAAGGAGCCGCGTTGA
- a CDS encoding acyl-CoA dehydrogenase yields MDFAYSPKVQELRERVTAFMDTYVYPAEAVFERQVAEGDRWQPTAIMEELKAKAKAEGLWNLFLPESELGAGLTNLEYAPLAEIMGRSLLGPEPFNCSAPDTGNMEVLVRYANEEQKQRWLEPLLRGEIRSAFAMTEPDVASSDATNMAARAVRDGDEWVINGKKWWTSGACDPRCKILIFMGLSNPDAPRHAQHSMILVPVDTPGVKIVRPLPVFGYDDAPHGHAEVLFDNVRVPYENVLLGEGRGFEIAQGRLGPGRIHHCMRSIGMAERALELMCKRSVSRTAFGKPLARLGGNVDKIADSRMEIDMARLLTLKAAYMMDTVGNKVAKSEIAQIKVVAPNVALRVIDRAIQIHGGAGVSNDFPLAYMYAMQRTLRLADGPDEVHRAAIGKFEIGKYVPKEMLRSER; encoded by the coding sequence ATGGATTTCGCATATTCGCCCAAGGTGCAAGAACTGCGTGAGCGCGTGACCGCGTTCATGGACACTTACGTTTACCCGGCCGAAGCCGTGTTCGAACGGCAGGTTGCCGAGGGCGACCGCTGGCAGCCGACCGCAATCATGGAAGAGCTCAAGGCCAAGGCCAAGGCGGAAGGGCTGTGGAATTTGTTTCTGCCTGAGTCGGAACTGGGCGCCGGCCTGACCAACCTCGAATATGCGCCACTGGCGGAAATCATGGGCCGTTCGCTGCTCGGCCCGGAGCCGTTCAACTGTTCGGCACCGGACACCGGCAACATGGAAGTGTTGGTGCGTTACGCCAACGAAGAACAGAAACAGCGCTGGCTCGAACCGCTGCTGCGCGGCGAGATCCGCTCGGCATTTGCCATGACCGAGCCGGACGTCGCGTCCTCCGACGCCACCAACATGGCTGCCCGTGCCGTGCGCGATGGCGATGAATGGGTGATCAACGGCAAGAAATGGTGGACCTCCGGCGCCTGCGATCCGCGCTGCAAAATCCTGATCTTCATGGGCCTGAGCAACCCCGATGCACCGCGCCACGCCCAGCACTCGATGATTCTGGTACCGGTCGACACCCCCGGCGTGAAGATCGTCCGTCCGCTGCCGGTGTTCGGTTACGACGACGCACCGCACGGTCACGCCGAAGTGCTGTTCGACAACGTGCGGGTGCCGTACGAAAACGTCCTGCTCGGTGAAGGACGCGGCTTCGAAATCGCTCAAGGTCGCCTTGGCCCAGGCCGGATTCACCACTGCATGCGTTCGATCGGCATGGCCGAGCGCGCATTGGAATTGATGTGCAAACGTTCGGTGAGTCGCACTGCGTTCGGCAAACCGCTGGCGCGTCTGGGCGGTAACGTCGACAAGATCGCCGACTCGCGGATGGAAATCGATATGGCACGTCTGCTGACCCTGAAGGCGGCGTACATGATGGACACCGTGGGTAACAAGGTCGCCAAGAGCGAAATTGCGCAGATCAAGGTCGTCGCACCGAATGTCGCGTTGCGGGTGATCGACCGGGCGATCCAGATTCATGGCGGGGCAGGGGTATCGAACGATTTCCCGCTGGCCTACATGTACGCCATGCAACGTACCCTGCGCCTGGCCGACGGCCCGGACGAAGTGCACCGCGCGGCGATCGGCAAGTTCGAGATCGGCAAGTACGTGCCGAAGGAAATGCTGCGTAGCGAGCGCTGA
- a CDS encoding substrate-binding domain-containing protein → MTLRVLFVFLLSAWLQVSAAALPIPENGPVLRIQGSNTIGAALGPALVEGLLEEQGLVNVHSETPDTANEQRVVGLTAQGKRVVVEIAAHGSSTGFSALKNNSADLAASSRPIKDSELASLVSLGDLKSPGAEQVIAIDGLAIILHPDNPLNQLNIEQLARIFSGEAKTWEELGGKGGTIHLYARDDQSGTYDTFKELVLSRRGKTLNSSAKRFESSEQLSDAVSADPQGIGFIGLPYVRQAKAVAIVDGQSQAMLPLASLIATEDYPLSRRLFFYLPPDNQNPWAAALVDFAQSRQGQAIVAANGFIAQTVHAISVTPNALMPEGYQSLSRHAQRLTVNFRFEEGSASLDNKARQDLVRVFDYIKHHDKTDRAVTLVGFGDAKDDPARADLLSKLRAMAVRRELVKNGVVLREVRGFGALMPVATNSGDEGRIKNRRVEVWVY, encoded by the coding sequence ATGACCCTGCGCGTTCTGTTCGTCTTTCTCTTGAGTGCCTGGCTGCAGGTTTCGGCCGCGGCATTGCCCATTCCCGAGAACGGCCCGGTCCTGCGCATCCAGGGTTCCAACACCATTGGCGCAGCCCTCGGCCCGGCACTGGTGGAAGGCCTGCTGGAAGAACAGGGGCTGGTGAACGTCCACAGCGAAACGCCGGACACCGCCAACGAGCAACGGGTCGTCGGCCTCACGGCTCAAGGTAAACGTGTGGTGGTGGAAATCGCCGCCCATGGTTCCAGCACCGGTTTCTCCGCGCTCAAAAACAACAGCGCCGATCTGGCCGCCTCTTCCCGTCCGATCAAGGACAGCGAGCTCGCCAGCCTTGTTTCGCTTGGCGATCTGAAAAGTCCAGGCGCCGAGCAAGTCATCGCCATCGATGGCCTGGCGATCATTCTTCACCCCGACAATCCGCTGAATCAGCTGAACATCGAGCAACTGGCGCGGATCTTCAGCGGCGAGGCGAAGACGTGGGAAGAACTCGGCGGCAAGGGTGGGACGATTCATCTGTATGCGCGGGATGATCAGTCCGGCACCTACGACACGTTCAAGGAACTGGTCCTCAGCCGTCGTGGGAAAACCCTGAACAGTTCGGCGAAACGTTTCGAGTCCAGCGAGCAATTGTCCGACGCGGTCAGTGCCGATCCGCAGGGCATCGGTTTCATCGGTCTGCCTTATGTGCGCCAGGCAAAAGCCGTGGCAATCGTCGACGGGCAGTCCCAGGCCATGCTGCCACTGGCCAGCCTGATCGCCACCGAAGACTATCCGCTGTCCCGCCGGCTGTTCTTCTATTTGCCACCCGATAATCAGAATCCATGGGCCGCAGCCTTGGTGGATTTTGCGCAAAGCCGCCAGGGGCAGGCGATTGTCGCGGCCAACGGTTTTATTGCCCAGACCGTGCATGCCATCTCGGTCACGCCGAATGCGCTGATGCCCGAGGGTTATCAATCCCTGAGCCGGCATGCCCAGCGTCTGACCGTGAATTTCCGCTTTGAAGAAGGCAGCGCCAGCCTCGACAACAAGGCCCGGCAGGATCTGGTCCGGGTATTCGACTATATAAAGCACCATGACAAGACCGATCGCGCGGTCACACTGGTGGGTTTTGGCGATGCCAAGGATGACCCGGCCCGGGCGGATTTGCTGTCGAAGCTGCGGGCGATGGCGGTACGGCGGGAGCTGGTGAAGAACGGCGTGGTGTTGCGCGAAGTGCGCGGGTTTGGCGCGCTGATGCCGGTGGCGACCAACAGCGGGGATGAAGGCCGGATCAAGAATCGGCGGGTCGAGGTTTGGGTTTACTGA
- a CDS encoding carboxyl transferase domain-containing protein: MAILHTQLNPRSAEFAANSAAMLEQVDALHTLLAQVAQGGGAKAQERHTSRGKLLPRERINRLLDPGSPFLEISQLAAHAVYGEDVPAAGVIAGIGRVEGVECMIVANDATVKGGSYYPLTVKKHLRAQTIAQQNRLPCIYLVDSGGANLPRQDEVFPDREHFGRIFFNQANMSAMGIPQIAVVMGSCTAGGAYVPAMADEAIMVRNQATIFLAGPPLVKAATGEVVSAEDLGGADVHCKISGVADHYAESDEHALALARRSVANLNWRKLGEVQQRTPIAPLYASDELYGVVSADAKQPFDVREVIARLVDGSVFDEFKALFGTTLVCGFAHLHGYPIAILANNGILFAEAAQKGAHFIELACQRGIPLLFLQNITGFMVGQKYEAGGIAKHGAKLVTAVACAKVPKFTVIIGGSFGAGNYGMCGRAYDPRFLWMWPNARIGVMGAEQAAGVLVQVKREQAERSGQAFSAEQESEIKQPILDQYEEQGHPYYSSARLWDDGVIDPAQTRDVLALALSASLNAPIEPSRFGVFRM; the protein is encoded by the coding sequence ATGGCTATCCTGCATACCCAGCTCAATCCCCGTTCAGCGGAGTTCGCCGCCAACAGCGCGGCGATGCTCGAACAGGTCGACGCCCTCCATACCCTGCTTGCCCAAGTGGCTCAGGGTGGCGGCGCGAAAGCTCAGGAACGTCACACATCGCGGGGCAAGCTGCTGCCGCGTGAGCGGATCAACCGCCTCCTCGATCCGGGCTCGCCGTTTCTGGAAATCAGTCAATTGGCCGCCCACGCTGTGTATGGCGAAGACGTGCCGGCCGCTGGCGTGATTGCCGGGATCGGCCGCGTGGAAGGCGTCGAGTGCATGATCGTCGCCAACGACGCGACGGTGAAAGGTGGTTCGTACTACCCGCTGACCGTGAAGAAACACCTGCGCGCCCAGACCATCGCCCAACAGAACCGCCTGCCGTGCATCTATCTGGTGGACTCGGGCGGCGCCAACCTGCCGCGTCAGGACGAGGTGTTCCCGGATCGCGAGCACTTCGGGCGGATCTTCTTCAACCAGGCCAACATGAGCGCCATGGGCATTCCGCAGATTGCCGTGGTCATGGGTTCGTGCACCGCTGGCGGCGCGTATGTACCGGCGATGGCTGACGAAGCGATCATGGTGCGCAATCAGGCGACGATTTTCCTCGCCGGTCCGCCACTGGTAAAGGCTGCGACCGGTGAAGTGGTCAGCGCCGAAGACCTCGGCGGGGCCGATGTGCATTGCAAGATTTCCGGCGTGGCCGACCATTACGCCGAAAGCGATGAGCACGCCCTCGCCCTCGCCCGCCGCAGCGTCGCCAACCTCAACTGGCGCAAGCTCGGCGAAGTGCAGCAGCGCACGCCGATTGCGCCGCTGTACGCCAGCGATGAGTTGTACGGAGTGGTTTCGGCGGACGCCAAGCAGCCATTCGATGTGCGCGAAGTGATTGCACGACTGGTCGACGGTTCAGTGTTCGATGAATTCAAGGCGCTGTTCGGTACGACGCTGGTGTGCGGCTTCGCCCACCTGCACGGCTACCCGATCGCGATCCTCGCCAACAACGGCATCCTGTTCGCGGAAGCCGCGCAAAAAGGCGCGCACTTCATTGAACTGGCCTGCCAGCGCGGCATTCCGTTGTTGTTCCTGCAGAACATCACCGGCTTCATGGTCGGCCAGAAATACGAGGCCGGCGGCATCGCCAAGCACGGCGCGAAACTGGTAACCGCCGTGGCGTGCGCCAAGGTGCCGAAATTCACCGTGATCATCGGCGGCAGCTTCGGTGCCGGTAACTACGGCATGTGCGGGCGGGCCTACGATCCTCGTTTCCTGTGGATGTGGCCGAATGCGCGGATCGGCGTGATGGGCGCCGAGCAGGCGGCCGGCGTGTTGGTACAGGTCAAGCGCGAGCAGGCCGAACGCAGCGGTCAGGCGTTCAGTGCCGAGCAGGAAAGCGAGATCAAGCAACCGATTCTCGACCAATACGAAGAGCAGGGTCACCCCTACTATTCCAGCGCTCGGCTGTGGGACGACGGCGTCATCGACCCGGCGCAGACCCGCGATGTGCTGGCCCTGGCCTTGTCCGCGTCGTTGAACGCGCCTATCGAACCGAGCCGCTTCGGCGTGTTCCGGATGTGA